One genomic region from Solwaraspora sp. WMMD792 encodes:
- a CDS encoding SDR family NAD(P)-dependent oxidoreductase: MTKVIVITGSSDGIGAAAARQLHSAGHRVVVVGRSPRKTEAVAREIGAAHFLADFARLDEVRKLAAELDAAYPRIDVLANNAGGVFGDPTKTTDGFELTFQINHLAPFLLTRLLIDKLTASRATVIQTSSVGARLAGKLDVDDLNLDRNFDPVRAYSAAKLENILFTTELHRRYHAEGIAAAAFHPGNVATSFGTQSASRLMRFITTNPVTRAMLTTPEKGADQLVWLATSRPGIDWEPGRYYEKRRPAKRVNSQAYDPELARRLWERSEQLLG, encoded by the coding sequence ATGACCAAGGTGATCGTCATAACCGGATCCAGCGACGGCATCGGTGCCGCGGCCGCCCGCCAGCTGCACAGCGCCGGCCACCGGGTGGTCGTCGTCGGGCGCTCCCCGCGCAAGACCGAGGCCGTCGCCCGCGAGATCGGCGCGGCGCACTTCCTCGCCGACTTCGCCCGCCTCGACGAGGTACGCAAGCTCGCCGCCGAGCTGGACGCCGCGTACCCGCGCATCGACGTGCTCGCCAACAACGCCGGCGGCGTCTTCGGCGACCCCACCAAAACCACCGACGGCTTCGAGCTGACCTTCCAGATCAACCACCTGGCACCGTTCCTGCTGACCCGGCTGCTCATCGACAAGCTGACCGCGTCGCGGGCCACCGTGATCCAAACGTCGAGCGTCGGCGCGCGGCTGGCCGGCAAGCTCGACGTCGACGACCTCAACCTCGACCGCAACTTCGACCCGGTACGCGCCTACAGCGCCGCCAAACTGGAGAACATCCTGTTCACCACCGAACTGCACCGTCGCTACCACGCCGAAGGCATCGCCGCCGCCGCCTTCCACCCGGGCAACGTCGCTACCAGCTTCGGCACCCAGTCGGCGAGCCGGTTGATGCGGTTCATCACCACCAACCCGGTCACCCGGGCCATGCTGACCACCCCGGAGAAGGGCGCCGACCAGCTGGTATGGCTGGCCACCAGCCGACCCGGCATCGACTGGGAGCCCGGCCGCTACTACGAGAAGCGCCGGCCCGCCAAGCGCGTCAACTCCCAGGCGTACGACCCTGAGCTCGCCCGCCGGCTGTGGGAGCGCTCGGAGCAGCTGCTCGGCTGA